One Armatimonadota bacterium genomic window carries:
- a CDS encoding PEP-CTERM sorting domain-containing protein (PEP-CTERM proteins occur, often in large numbers, in the proteomes of bacteria that also encode an exosortase, a predicted intramembrane cysteine proteinase. The presence of a PEP-CTERM domain at a protein's C-terminus predicts cleavage within the sorting domain, followed by covalent anchoring to some some component of the (usually Gram-negative) cell surface. Many PEP-CTERM proteins exhibit an unusual sequence composition that includes large numbers of potential glycosylation sites. Expression of one such protein has been shown restore the ability of a bacterium to form floc, a type of biofilm.), translated as MLVSNKMKALAFVASAFLSAVAFSQTRGSFLDVDGVSDITVNSLGDGLSYQVVLGANPTFTYNSVVYTITDLIGFYALSNDVDVNATASNQGVWTANIKNSGTGGIAGWKTNPNSGLTPGQSYTFVYDSLDTSTVDELGFDVRINGTFPGTTGNTGHIAVVPEPAAFAALSIGLIALRRKRKA; from the coding sequence ATGCTGGTTTCAAATAAAATGAAGGCTCTTGCTTTTGTGGCGTCGGCCTTCTTATCCGCAGTGGCGTTTTCTCAAACTCGAGGCTCGTTCCTGGATGTCGACGGTGTGTCTGACATTACGGTGAATTCGCTTGGAGACGGTCTTTCCTACCAAGTGGTCTTGGGTGCCAACCCGACCTTTACCTATAATAGCGTCGTTTACACCATCACCGATCTGATCGGCTTTTATGCCCTTTCGAACGATGTTGATGTAAACGCGACAGCCTCCAACCAAGGCGTTTGGACGGCCAACATCAAGAACTCAGGTACTGGCGGAATCGCAGGCTGGAAGACGAACCCGAACTCTGGCTTGACCCCTGGTCAGTCCTACACGTTTGTATACGACTCGCTCGACACAAGCACGGTCGATGAACTCGGCTTCGACGTTCGCATCAACGGTACGTTCCCTGGCACCACGGGCAACACGGGCCATATCGCTGTGGTTCCTGAGCCAGCCGCATTTGCCGCGCTCAGCATCGGTTTGATTGCTCTGCGACGAAAGCGAAAGGCTTAA
- a CDS encoding redoxin domain-containing protein has translation MLSVYAGLLITSLQTPNISPLMPAIQGQKQGQIQDQKAQTAALLTVGTDAPDFTVSKWAGGDIKLSSSKGKIVVLTFWSTTVPASSTGLADTEKLAKSTKEQGVDFVQVDTWDDKSSYETYMNANISAYPTLMFGMDPSPKDDMNIAKGLYKVTDLPTTYVIDKDGKVAAAFSGFQQGDTRLQDALQKLGVTIG, from the coding sequence ATGTTGTCAGTCTATGCGGGGCTGCTTATCACCAGCCTGCAAACCCCCAACATCTCGCCACTAATGCCAGCGATCCAAGGTCAAAAACAAGGACAGATCCAGGATCAGAAGGCCCAAACCGCAGCCCTCCTCACCGTTGGCACCGACGCCCCCGACTTCACCGTCAGCAAATGGGCGGGTGGCGACATCAAACTGTCGTCGTCGAAGGGCAAGATCGTCGTGTTGACCTTCTGGTCGACCACGGTTCCTGCCAGCTCGACCGGTCTTGCCGACACCGAGAAACTCGCCAAGTCGACCAAAGAGCAAGGCGTCGACTTCGTCCAAGTGGACACCTGGGACGACAAGAGCAGTTACGAGACCTACATGAACGCCAACATATCGGCCTACCCCACGCTGATGTTCGGTATGGACCCTTCGCCCAAGGACGATATGAACATCGCCAAGGGACTGTATAAGGTGACGGATCTTCCGACCACGTACGTCATCGACAAGGACGGCAAAGTCGCCGCCGCGTTCTCTGGATTCCAGCAGGGCGATACCCGGCTACAAGACGCCCTTCAGAAGCTCGGCGTCACGATCGGCTAG
- a CDS encoding redoxin domain-containing protein, producing the protein MLTPLILASSMAMAGQKADKLTIDPKGAVAAKLGYYPVPIQVSDQKPASIKKEPTYRATPKYGIIKVGDGPKSEFAFALDEPSDADFKIYIDKNHNGDLTDDGDGAWNTKRTGDRPMYGVMDVTLRASYGDAKREKSSAEYTIGLYRFVREGNNPVFSYRESARTGNVTLDGKKHKVLLVENDANGLFDKPVDKVEDATKTRPVWMLIDLNDDGKYASGMLDVRAPFSMGDKAYEAKISADGSSISVKSTTKPVLDLAPKRAESKPLLKPGTPAPQFTAEMWGGGDVNLSNLKGKIVILDFWATWCGPCQKSMPHLESVYEAIKGQDVAVLGLCVWDTKAAYEKWVPQNQSKYTFPFAFDPAADNTTKSIASSLFNVSGIPTTYIIDKNGNVADAIVGYDEGDHRLEDALKKLGVKM; encoded by the coding sequence ATGCTAACCCCACTTATTCTCGCTTCGTCCATGGCCATGGCCGGCCAAAAGGCGGACAAACTCACCATCGACCCCAAGGGAGCGGTTGCCGCGAAACTCGGCTACTATCCGGTTCCGATCCAGGTTTCTGACCAGAAGCCTGCCTCTATCAAGAAGGAGCCGACCTACCGAGCCACGCCCAAGTACGGCATCATCAAAGTTGGTGATGGCCCCAAGAGTGAATTTGCATTTGCGCTCGACGAGCCGTCCGACGCCGATTTCAAGATTTACATCGATAAGAACCACAACGGCGATCTGACCGACGACGGCGATGGCGCTTGGAACACCAAGCGAACCGGCGATCGACCGATGTACGGCGTTATGGACGTCACGCTTCGTGCTTCGTACGGTGACGCGAAGCGCGAGAAGTCTTCGGCCGAATACACCATCGGACTTTATCGATTCGTCCGCGAGGGCAATAACCCCGTGTTTTCCTATCGCGAGTCGGCTCGAACCGGCAACGTCACCCTCGACGGCAAAAAGCATAAGGTTCTGCTCGTCGAAAACGATGCCAACGGACTGTTCGACAAGCCGGTCGACAAGGTCGAAGACGCCACCAAGACCCGACCGGTGTGGATGCTGATCGACCTCAACGACGACGGAAAGTACGCCAGCGGCATGCTCGACGTCCGCGCTCCTTTCTCGATGGGGGATAAAGCCTATGAGGCGAAGATTAGCGCCGACGGATCGAGCATTTCGGTGAAGTCCACCACCAAGCCGGTGCTGGATCTGGCTCCCAAGCGCGCCGAGTCCAAGCCTCTTCTGAAGCCAGGCACGCCCGCGCCGCAGTTCACGGCTGAGATGTGGGGTGGCGGAGACGTCAACCTCTCCAACCTGAAGGGCAAGATCGTGATCCTCGATTTCTGGGCCACCTGGTGCGGCCCATGCCAAAAGTCGATGCCGCATCTTGAGTCGGTGTACGAAGCCATCAAGGGCCAAGACGTCGCCGTCCTCGGCCTGTGCGTTTGGGACACCAAGGCCGCTTACGAGAAGTGGGTTCCGCAGAACCAGAGCAAGTACACGTTCCCGTTTGCGTTCGACCCCGCCGCCGACAACACAACGAAGAGCATCGCTTCTTCGCTTTTCAATGTCTCCGGCATTCCGACCACCTATATCATCGACAAGAACGGCAACGTGGCTGACGCGATCGTCGGCTACGACGAAGGCGACCATCGCCTCGAAGACGCGCTGAAGAAGCTCGGCGTGAAGATGTAG
- a CDS encoding sigma-70 family RNA polymerase sigma factor: MEPTIDLAARQRADHFDRLFAEHQKVLFSYLLGQCGRRDEAEDLLQQVFVRVWRHIGEAIEKPETAMRPWLFAIASNLVVDHRRRKRTRKDLEYAMPFEVVDGACGPDKVVEMNDSMRRLDEAIGRLPEEWRTSFTMNIVGGMSSEEIGKALGKPAGTIRYHVSEARQRLAKEMER; encoded by the coding sequence TTGGAACCGACGATTGATCTTGCGGCGCGGCAAAGAGCCGATCATTTCGATCGGCTCTTTGCTGAGCACCAAAAGGTCCTTTTTTCGTACCTGCTTGGTCAATGCGGCCGACGAGACGAGGCCGAAGACCTGCTTCAACAGGTCTTTGTCCGTGTCTGGCGGCACATTGGTGAGGCGATCGAAAAGCCAGAAACGGCAATGCGACCATGGCTCTTTGCGATTGCATCGAACTTGGTGGTGGACCATCGTCGACGGAAGAGAACGAGAAAGGACCTGGAGTACGCCATGCCGTTCGAAGTGGTGGACGGTGCGTGTGGGCCGGACAAGGTGGTGGAAATGAACGATTCCATGCGACGACTGGATGAGGCCATTGGGCGACTGCCCGAAGAGTGGCGAACATCGTTTACAATGAACATAGTAGGCGGCATGAGCAGCGAAGAGATCGGGAAAGCTTTGGGAAAGCCGGCGGGCACCATTCGATACCACGTTTCGGAAGCCCGCCAACGTCTGGCGAAGGAGATGGAGCGATGA
- a CDS encoding ketosteroid isomerase translates to MEREEMLRELYRRFNDRDIDGVLSGMTENVDWPNGWEGGQVHGKTAVREYWERQWEVIDPTVKPIGMIELGDGRVQVSVHQVVRNTTGAVMADAVVVHTYTFDGSLVSRMDIES, encoded by the coding sequence ATGGAGCGAGAGGAGATGCTGCGGGAGTTGTACCGTCGATTCAACGATCGGGATATTGATGGCGTGCTTTCTGGGATGACAGAAAACGTCGATTGGCCGAACGGGTGGGAGGGCGGTCAGGTCCACGGTAAAACTGCCGTTCGCGAGTATTGGGAGCGCCAGTGGGAGGTCATCGATCCCACCGTGAAACCAATTGGCATGATCGAGCTTGGCGATGGCCGAGTGCAGGTGAGCGTTCACCAGGTCGTTCGAAACACGACCGGGGCAGTCATGGCCGACGCCGTCGTCGTGCACACCTACACGTTTGACGGCAGTCTCGTGTCGCGGATGGACATCGAAAGCTAG
- a CDS encoding DUF1579 domain-containing protein — protein MSFIPVFACLCAVQAPPETQFDFWVGTWNLDIETRRDPSVKEWTKTKGKNVIEKILDGKVVQENFSGGALTGKSWSVYSPATKSWRQTWVDNSSGYIVLNGKWEDDKMVLYDQPPQGAKHHRMIYQDVKKDSFEWLWEVEAGDGKWEPVFKCHYHRAS, from the coding sequence ATGAGCTTTATTCCCGTTTTTGCATGCCTGTGTGCCGTGCAGGCGCCGCCCGAAACTCAGTTCGATTTTTGGGTCGGCACTTGGAACCTCGACATCGAAACCCGCCGCGATCCCTCCGTCAAGGAGTGGACCAAGACCAAAGGAAAGAATGTCATCGAAAAAATCCTCGACGGCAAAGTGGTCCAGGAAAACTTTTCCGGCGGCGCCCTCACCGGCAAAAGCTGGTCGGTGTACAGCCCGGCCACCAAGTCTTGGCGTCAAACCTGGGTTGATAACAGCTCGGGCTACATCGTGCTCAACGGCAAATGGGAGGACGACAAGATGGTGCTATACGACCAGCCGCCCCAAGGGGCCAAGCACCACCGAATGATCTACCAAGACGTCAAGAAAGACTCTTTCGAATGGCTTTGGGAGGTCGAAGCGGGCGACGGTAAGTGGGAGCCGGTCTTCAAGTGCCATTATCACCGCGCATCGTGA
- the mntR gene encoding manganese-binding transcriptional regulator MntR gives MTIEKPQNELAQNFAQTREAHRTELAEDYVEVILDLSDEHGEARLVDIAKRLGVAHPTVSKALKKLEQEGLVVLKPYRALKLTDEGEELAKRCRQRHQTVVAFLLALGVDPITAEIEAEGIEHHVGEGTLGLMAKFTDERSH, from the coding sequence ATGACGATCGAGAAACCGCAGAACGAACTCGCGCAGAACTTTGCGCAGACGCGAGAGGCGCACCGCACGGAGCTGGCCGAGGACTACGTCGAAGTCATTCTCGACCTGAGCGACGAACACGGCGAGGCTCGCCTGGTGGATATCGCCAAGCGGCTCGGGGTCGCGCATCCCACGGTTTCCAAAGCCCTGAAAAAGCTGGAGCAAGAAGGTCTCGTCGTTCTCAAACCGTACCGAGCCCTGAAGCTAACGGACGAGGGCGAGGAACTGGCCAAGCGGTGCCGCCAACGCCACCAAACGGTAGTCGCTTTCCTGCTGGCCCTGGGCGTCGACCCGATCACAGCCGAGATCGAGGCCGAAGGCATCGAACATCACGTCGGCGAAGGAACGCTGGGTCTCATGGCCAAGTTCACCGACGAGCGATCGCACTAA
- the mntH gene encoding Mn(2+) uptake NRAMP transporter MntH — protein MANELEGRSLPEVNETVEVPKGGSWVRRFLAFAGPGFLVSVGYMDPGNWGTDLAGGSKYGYALLWVIFLSNLMAQFLQILCARMGLVTGKDLAMACRDYYKRPAAVAMWILCEIAIIACDLAEVIGSAVALNLLFHIPLELGVVITGFDVLLLLGFMKFGFRKVEAIVLTLVATIFLCFLYEVVMSQPAWGQALRGTFVPTVPDRDALLISLGILGATVMPHNLYLHSSIVQTRKRGKEAGDLDQAIKYNTIDTIVALSFAFFVNAAILILAAAVFGKAGTVVEELQQGHGLLHGALGAASATIFAVALLASGQSSTITGTLAGQIVMEGFMKWKVAPWLRRLITRLLAIVPAIILIHLSGGKDTVQLLVISQVVLSMQLPFAIFPLLMVTSDRAKMGNYANAPWAQVVGYVVVAAITALNVYLLYDTIGPMWLGAALAAVVAFILYVQYVYQPEIAAENK, from the coding sequence GTGGCGAACGAGTTAGAGGGCCGGTCCCTCCCCGAAGTAAACGAGACCGTCGAAGTTCCGAAAGGGGGCTCGTGGGTTCGTCGTTTCCTTGCGTTCGCGGGACCAGGATTCCTCGTCAGCGTAGGCTATATGGACCCCGGCAACTGGGGTACCGATCTCGCGGGGGGCTCTAAGTACGGCTACGCCCTGCTGTGGGTGATCTTCCTTTCGAACCTGATGGCCCAGTTCCTGCAGATTCTCTGCGCCCGCATGGGATTGGTAACGGGAAAAGACTTGGCGATGGCCTGCCGCGATTACTACAAGAGGCCGGCTGCGGTGGCGATGTGGATTCTCTGCGAGATCGCCATCATCGCTTGCGACCTGGCCGAAGTGATCGGCTCGGCTGTTGCCCTCAACCTCCTGTTCCATATCCCGCTCGAACTTGGCGTCGTGATTACGGGATTCGACGTCTTGCTCCTGCTGGGATTCATGAAATTTGGCTTCCGCAAGGTGGAAGCCATCGTCTTAACCCTGGTCGCGACGATCTTCCTCTGCTTCCTGTATGAGGTCGTCATGTCTCAGCCCGCTTGGGGCCAAGCATTACGGGGCACCTTCGTTCCCACCGTGCCCGACCGCGATGCCTTGCTGATTTCGCTTGGCATCCTCGGCGCGACGGTGATGCCTCACAACCTTTACCTGCACTCTAGCATCGTTCAGACGCGAAAGCGCGGAAAGGAGGCGGGCGATCTCGATCAGGCGATCAAGTACAACACGATCGACACGATCGTTGCCCTCAGTTTTGCCTTCTTCGTCAACGCCGCCATTCTCATTCTGGCTGCTGCCGTTTTTGGCAAAGCCGGAACCGTGGTCGAAGAGCTTCAGCAGGGTCACGGCCTGCTTCACGGCGCACTTGGGGCCGCCTCGGCGACCATCTTTGCGGTGGCGCTCCTGGCTTCAGGTCAATCATCCACGATCACGGGCACGCTAGCTGGCCAAATCGTGATGGAGGGCTTCATGAAGTGGAAGGTCGCTCCGTGGTTGCGGCGGCTGATCACCCGCCTGCTCGCCATCGTCCCTGCCATCATCCTCATCCACCTCAGTGGCGGCAAGGACACAGTTCAACTTCTTGTGATCTCGCAGGTCGTACTTTCGATGCAGTTGCCCTTTGCGATCTTCCCGCTGTTGATGGTCACAAGCGATCGGGCAAAGATGGGTAACTATGCCAATGCGCCATGGGCACAGGTAGTCGGCTACGTGGTGGTCGCCGCCATTACCGCGCTTAACGTGTACCTGTTATACGACACAATTGGCCCGATGTGGTTGGGAGCGGCTTTGGCGGCGGTGGTCGCGTTCATTCTTTACGTCCAGTACGTCTACCAGCCCGAAATCGCCGCCGAAAACAAGTAA
- a CDS encoding DUF1003 domain-containing protein, which produces MSPTELTENGPLYSYYHDHPEVKNVNEVHDSKMTVGQKVADRVASLVGSWPFIITQSVVLFFWIVANVYFAIHPGALKAFDPYPFILLNLALSFQAAYTGPIVMMSQNRQSEKDRLVAQSDYQCNQTAETEIRLLMDHLMHQDKIMDYMIEKIDKLEARLSEAKSGQP; this is translated from the coding sequence ATGTCGCCAACCGAGCTCACCGAAAACGGTCCTCTCTACAGTTATTACCACGACCATCCCGAGGTCAAAAATGTCAACGAAGTCCATGATTCCAAGATGACGGTTGGCCAAAAAGTTGCCGACCGGGTCGCGTCCCTCGTTGGCAGCTGGCCTTTCATCATCACGCAGTCGGTTGTTTTGTTTTTCTGGATCGTCGCCAACGTCTATTTCGCAATCCATCCCGGCGCACTCAAGGCGTTCGATCCCTATCCCTTCATCCTCCTGAATCTCGCCCTCAGCTTCCAGGCGGCGTACACCGGCCCGATCGTCATGATGAGCCAGAATCGGCAGTCGGAAAAGGACCGACTGGTGGCGCAGAGCGACTATCAGTGCAACCAGACGGCCGAAACTGAGATTCGCCTCCTGATGGACCACCTGATGCACCAGGACAAGATCATGGACTATATGATCGAGAAGATCGACAAGCTGGAGGCTCGGCTCTCGGAAGCCAAGTCCGGTCAGCCGTGA
- a CDS encoding TIGR04222 domain-containing membrane protein, whose translation MEANSALRKRLEEYSLDDPNASFPFSAKLAKENGWSAAFAQRAIDEYKRFCFLAIASGHPVSPSEVVDEVWHLHLTYSFDYWQNFCPNVLGKPFHHYPSTGGPDERAKFDDWFAKTLASYREAFGEEPPADIWGPAPKKQKTPSYIVPKALVRDLLQGVGLVGALLVIAGCAENAVGNPLDFRGPDFLRFYVVIWVALFSVALTARWLLSVPATGRIDQSNYPSPYAIAYLNGGPVLAFNAALTHLLNIGALELDLRHMDVKRTDMPYTTNDRLENAILASVYGGEPRKVLSIRRACETATYDLLGDLVRAGLVMRPDQARVASLVAFAISLAAPIYGAMKISVGISRDKPVMILVILCCLSLAASILLVFKPPVRSRKGQTFLSSIRQTHSSLQSQNHYSAADQAVLACALFGSLTMYGAYREPTYTNSSSNSYYNNCSSSSSCGGGGGCGGGGGCGGCGG comes from the coding sequence ATGGAAGCCAATTCTGCTCTCCGAAAGCGACTGGAGGAGTACAGCCTTGACGATCCCAACGCCAGTTTTCCGTTCTCGGCAAAGCTGGCCAAAGAGAATGGCTGGTCTGCGGCGTTTGCGCAGCGAGCCATCGACGAATACAAACGATTCTGCTTTCTGGCGATCGCGTCCGGGCATCCGGTTTCGCCCAGCGAGGTGGTGGACGAAGTCTGGCACCTTCACCTGACCTACTCCTTCGACTATTGGCAGAACTTCTGCCCGAACGTGCTCGGCAAGCCGTTCCACCACTATCCGTCCACCGGTGGGCCGGACGAGAGGGCCAAATTCGACGACTGGTTCGCCAAGACCCTCGCCAGCTACCGTGAGGCGTTTGGCGAAGAGCCCCCGGCCGATATCTGGGGTCCCGCGCCTAAGAAACAGAAGACTCCCAGTTACATCGTCCCAAAGGCCCTGGTGCGCGACCTCCTGCAAGGCGTCGGTTTGGTAGGGGCGCTGCTGGTGATTGCTGGATGTGCCGAGAATGCCGTCGGCAATCCCCTCGATTTTCGCGGACCCGACTTCCTACGCTTCTACGTTGTTATTTGGGTCGCCCTCTTCTCCGTCGCGCTCACTGCGAGGTGGTTGTTGAGTGTTCCGGCCACCGGTCGGATCGACCAATCGAACTACCCGAGCCCGTATGCCATCGCCTACCTGAACGGTGGCCCGGTCCTCGCCTTTAATGCGGCCCTCACTCACCTTTTGAATATTGGCGCGCTTGAGCTTGACCTTCGGCATATGGATGTCAAACGCACCGACATGCCGTACACCACGAATGATCGGTTGGAGAATGCGATCCTGGCGAGCGTGTACGGCGGTGAACCTCGAAAAGTTTTGTCCATCCGAAGGGCATGCGAGACGGCAACGTATGATCTGCTGGGAGACCTCGTGCGGGCCGGACTGGTGATGCGTCCTGACCAAGCAAGGGTAGCTTCGCTGGTTGCGTTCGCCATTTCGCTTGCCGCACCGATCTACGGCGCGATGAAAATCAGCGTTGGCATCAGTCGAGATAAGCCGGTGATGATTCTAGTTATTCTGTGTTGTCTGTCGCTGGCCGCCAGCATCTTACTAGTCTTCAAGCCGCCGGTGCGAAGCCGGAAGGGGCAAACGTTCCTCAGTTCGATCCGGCAGACGCACTCTTCGCTTCAGTCTCAGAACCACTATTCGGCAGCAGATCAGGCGGTGCTGGCCTGCGCCCTCTTCGGTTCGCTGACGATGTACGGCGCGTATCGAGAGCCGACCTACACCAACTCAAGTTCCAACTCGTACTACAACAATTGCAGCAGCAGTTCGAGTTGCGGCGGTGGGGGAGGTTGTGGTGGCGGAGGCGGATGCGGAGGGTGCGGCGGCTAA
- a CDS encoding FHA domain-containing protein, producing MSYRLKYFLLPIMGAVAAFLSFFFAHPYEKTLIRPWLKPSDPEYHFTFGTLWTNVQHATFGAILCGSFCFILEIGRRTPRRVLFSTILGTVLGAILNSCADSGSDYIGILAMRASGPSGQFLGEMAWFVLVPASMSLTIALAVGPTRQRMARAIFSTIVAAIFTFIGRAVADLIAAARMMTSLDVTKLAQSDSYMLASISIWMTEAVVVGVALGLTVLIADVTSRRASLRLVHGRNEFRDWSLDYQANRIGSGEVEIPIRGYKGVEPVHACIFRQGNQFILDCQHFPGLLNGQPVTQASLGPGDTIQIGEATLVFHSGGAVRPARQMMPQYPQGYPQSGYPHPGIPQPGMPAGAFPQPGPPQPVATGPDPMMQSQPVPAASLTAVVAPEPIAAYALVDLSGKPYPLSPGVNTVGRDAGNTVFLPSNTTVSRRHATVTVENDQVVVADTGSANGTRVNRLPMTAPTALNPGDEVAFGSAVFTLQKQS from the coding sequence ATGTCGTATCGGCTGAAGTATTTCCTGTTGCCCATCATGGGAGCCGTGGCGGCATTCTTGTCGTTCTTCTTCGCCCACCCGTACGAGAAGACGCTGATTCGTCCTTGGCTCAAGCCCAGCGATCCCGAATACCATTTCACGTTTGGGACTCTATGGACCAACGTTCAGCACGCGACCTTCGGGGCGATCTTGTGCGGATCGTTCTGCTTCATTCTAGAAATTGGTCGCCGAACGCCGAGACGGGTGCTTTTCTCGACGATCCTCGGCACGGTTTTGGGGGCGATTCTCAATAGCTGCGCCGACTCTGGTTCGGATTACATCGGTATCTTGGCTATGCGCGCCAGTGGTCCCTCGGGACAGTTTTTGGGTGAGATGGCGTGGTTTGTCCTCGTGCCCGCCTCTATGTCCTTGACCATTGCGCTTGCCGTCGGACCGACGCGCCAACGCATGGCTCGGGCCATCTTTTCGACCATCGTCGCTGCCATTTTTACTTTCATCGGGAGGGCTGTGGCCGATTTGATCGCGGCGGCCCGGATGATGACGTCGCTCGATGTCACCAAGTTGGCTCAGAGCGATTCGTACATGTTGGCATCAATTTCAATCTGGATGACGGAAGCGGTCGTCGTCGGTGTAGCCCTCGGCTTGACGGTTCTAATTGCTGACGTAACCTCGCGCCGCGCTTCGCTGCGCTTGGTGCACGGTCGCAACGAGTTCCGAGATTGGAGCCTAGACTATCAGGCCAACCGAATTGGCTCGGGCGAAGTCGAGATTCCCATTCGGGGTTACAAAGGCGTCGAGCCGGTCCACGCTTGCATCTTTCGGCAAGGCAACCAGTTCATTCTCGACTGCCAACATTTTCCTGGCTTGCTGAATGGCCAGCCCGTCACCCAAGCGTCACTCGGTCCCGGCGATACGATTCAAATCGGCGAGGCCACGCTGGTCTTCCACAGTGGTGGAGCGGTACGACCCGCCCGGCAAATGATGCCCCAGTACCCCCAGGGATACCCGCAATCTGGCTATCCGCACCCAGGCATTCCCCAACCCGGAATGCCTGCCGGCGCTTTTCCCCAGCCAGGTCCGCCCCAACCGGTAGCCACCGGCCCTGATCCGATGATGCAAAGTCAGCCCGTGCCCGCCGCGAGTCTAACCGCCGTCGTCGCACCCGAGCCAATCGCCGCCTACGCTCTGGTCGACCTCAGCGGGAAGCCGTATCCGCTGTCACCAGGCGTCAACACAGTCGGGCGAGACGCGGGGAATACCGTGTTTCTTCCTTCCAACACCACCGTCTCCCGGCGTCACGCCACCGTGACAGTCGAGAACGACCAGGTCGTCGTAGCCGATACCGGTAGCGCCAACGGAACAAGGGTCAATCGCCTGCCGATGACCGCCCCAACCGCCCTCAATCCCGGCGACGAAGTCGCCTTCGGAAGCGCGGTTTTTACTCTCCAAAAGCAAAGCTAA
- a CDS encoding ArsR family transcriptional regulator — protein MRGRKNYLSKREQEIMESLFSHGPMTANELMLKLAGSPSNSSVRTQLRILEQKGVVSHDVVDGAFVFRPTEAREQAAESALSNVVKTFFQGSISQTVASLISQNESSLTDDELAEIEALIAKAKEEGR, from the coding sequence ATGAGAGGTCGAAAGAACTACTTGAGCAAGCGCGAACAGGAGATCATGGAATCCCTGTTCAGCCACGGGCCGATGACCGCGAACGAACTGATGTTGAAACTCGCGGGCAGCCCCAGCAATTCGTCGGTTCGCACCCAGCTTCGAATCCTGGAGCAGAAAGGTGTGGTCTCCCACGACGTCGTCGACGGAGCATTCGTCTTTCGCCCAACCGAGGCGAGAGAGCAGGCGGCGGAGTCGGCCTTATCGAACGTGGTCAAAACCTTCTTCCAAGGTTCCATCTCGCAAACGGTCGCATCGCTGATTTCCCAAAACGAGTCGTCGTTGACCGACGACGAACTGGCCGAAATCGAAGCCCTGATCGCCAAAGCCAAAGAGGAAGGGCGATGA